A window from Drosophila yakuba strain Tai18E2 chromosome 3L, Prin_Dyak_Tai18E2_2.1, whole genome shotgun sequence encodes these proteins:
- the LOC6532571 gene encoding alpha-tubulin N-acetyltransferase 1 isoform X2, producing the protein MVEFRFDIKPLFSQPIIKVTSNLLPHTFRGDRRQSLDATTKMSEIIDRLGQLSATSQGLSKPVTTAQRLRMSDNQTIYLLADSEAGHNGAVIGLLKVGTKDLYLFDETGQTRKVEQAPSILDFYVHESRQRAGLGKRLFQTMLNEEQWTPLKCSVDRPSEKLLAFLSKHYGLQRVIPQANNFVLYEGFFNDAASANGHGNAHEHAQSPQRTQNGLHITNSPNTQLFGATYLGEDSNRRRGSQQQTTPNALLQQITQISPTGRYGAKRPTCSMAEIIHAGNAKGGKGNGSAETNRIK; encoded by the exons ATGGTGGAGTTCCGCTTCGATATCAAGCCGCTGTTCTCACAGCCCATCATCAAGGTGACATCCAATCTCCTGCCGCACACCTTCCGTGGCGATCGGCGTCAGAGTTT AGATGCCACCACCAAGATGTCGGAGATCATCGACCGGCTGGGCCAACTGTCGGCCACCTCGCAGGGACTCAGCAAGCCGGTGACCACGGCCCAGCGCCTGCGGATGTCCGACAACCAGACCATCTATCTGCTGGCAGATAGTGAGGCGGGTCACAA TGGCGCCGTCATAGGTCTGCTAAAGGTTGGCACCAAGGATCTCTACTTGTTCGACGAAACCGGGCAGACGCGCAAGGTGGAGCAGGCTCCATCCATTCTGGACTTCTATGTGCATGAGTCCCGGCAACGTGCCGGACTGGGCAAGCGTCTCTTCCAGACGATGCTCAATGAGGAGCAGTGGACGCCACTCAAGTGCTCAGTGGATCGGCCGTCGGAAAAGCTACTGGCATTCCTTAGCAAACATTACGGATTACAGCGGGTCATACCGCAGGCAAACAATTTTGTGCTCTACGAGGGATTCTTTAACGATGCGGCATCGGCGAATGGACATGGTAACGCCCATGAGCACGCCCAGTCGCCGCAGCGCACCCAGAATGGCCTGCACATCACAAACAG TCCTAACACACAGCTCTTTGGTGCTACTTACCTGGGCGAGGATTCTAACCGGCGGCGTGGCTCCCAGCAGCAGACTACACCGAATGCACTGCTCCAGCAGATAACTCAGATCTCTCCAACCGGACGATATGGGGCAAAGCGTCCCACCTGCAGCATGGCCGAG ATAATTCATGCTGGCAACGCGAAGGGCGGAAAAGGCAATGGCAGTGCAGAAACAAACAG AATCAAATAG
- the LOC6532571 gene encoding alpha-tubulin N-acetyltransferase 1 isoform X1 — translation MVEFRFDIKPLFSQPIIKVTSNLLPHTFRGDRRQSLDATTKMSEIIDRLGQLSATSQGLSKPVTTAQRLRMSDNQTIYLLADSEAGHNGAVIGLLKVGTKDLYLFDETGQTRKVEQAPSILDFYVHESRQRAGLGKRLFQTMLNEEQWTPLKCSVDRPSEKLLAFLSKHYGLQRVIPQANNFVLYEGFFNDAASANGHGNAHEHAQSPQRTQNGLHITNSPNTQLFGATYLGEDSNRRRGSQQQTTPNALLQQITQISPTGRYGAKRPTCSMAEIIHAGNAKGGKGNGSAETNSGSGNHDIAEIAEQLQRQNLADLEASSYEPEPEVEPEVAPEPEPEPEVITPPSPPPKSHTPTPPSVRSPEVAESIVGDNRRPPAFQLSKQHTGMKNRSFGVGMAVMPSTKMEFDQMEREDFGVVKINRPPGHEVTSPGQDNTDAMSTVSSGGGGGLTDQGYYDLKFYHNKLW, via the exons ATGGTGGAGTTCCGCTTCGATATCAAGCCGCTGTTCTCACAGCCCATCATCAAGGTGACATCCAATCTCCTGCCGCACACCTTCCGTGGCGATCGGCGTCAGAGTTT AGATGCCACCACCAAGATGTCGGAGATCATCGACCGGCTGGGCCAACTGTCGGCCACCTCGCAGGGACTCAGCAAGCCGGTGACCACGGCCCAGCGCCTGCGGATGTCCGACAACCAGACCATCTATCTGCTGGCAGATAGTGAGGCGGGTCACAA TGGCGCCGTCATAGGTCTGCTAAAGGTTGGCACCAAGGATCTCTACTTGTTCGACGAAACCGGGCAGACGCGCAAGGTGGAGCAGGCTCCATCCATTCTGGACTTCTATGTGCATGAGTCCCGGCAACGTGCCGGACTGGGCAAGCGTCTCTTCCAGACGATGCTCAATGAGGAGCAGTGGACGCCACTCAAGTGCTCAGTGGATCGGCCGTCGGAAAAGCTACTGGCATTCCTTAGCAAACATTACGGATTACAGCGGGTCATACCGCAGGCAAACAATTTTGTGCTCTACGAGGGATTCTTTAACGATGCGGCATCGGCGAATGGACATGGTAACGCCCATGAGCACGCCCAGTCGCCGCAGCGCACCCAGAATGGCCTGCACATCACAAACAG TCCTAACACACAGCTCTTTGGTGCTACTTACCTGGGCGAGGATTCTAACCGGCGGCGTGGCTCCCAGCAGCAGACTACACCGAATGCACTGCTCCAGCAGATAACTCAGATCTCTCCAACCGGACGATATGGGGCAAAGCGTCCCACCTGCAGCATGGCCGAG ATAATTCATGCTGGCAACGCGAAGGGCGGAAAAGGCAATGGCAGTGCAGAAACAAACAG TGGCAGTGGTAATCACGATATTGCAGAGATTGCCGAGCAACTGCAGCGGCAAAACTTGGCCGACTTGGAAGCCAGCAGCTATGAGCCGGAGCCAGAAGTTGAACCGGAGGTTGCGCCGgaacccgaacccgaaccGGAGGTGATTACGCCCCCATCACCGCCGCCGAAGAGCCACACTCCGACTCCACCATCCGTGCGATCTCCCGAGGTGGCCGAGAGCATTGTGGGCGACAACCGGAGACCCCCGGCTTTTCAGCTGAGCAAGCAGCACACGGGCATGAAGAATCGCTCGTTTGGCGTCGGAATGGCCGTGATGCCCAGCACCAAGATGGAGTTCGATCAGATGGAGCGCGAAGATTTCGGAGTGGTGAAGATCAACCGTCCGCCTGGTCATGAAGTCACCTCGCCGGGGCAGGACAATACGGATGCAATGTCCACGGTGTCctccggcggcggtggcggccTCACCGATCAGGGCTACTACGATCTAAAGTTCTATCACAATAAATTGTGGTAA
- the LOC26534560 gene encoding trithorax group protein osa, producing MDAKRGNASGARQGGGGYHASKTSVASRHAGGGVAAAVGHKQASQVSLTPSQSRNTNANDNPRKSPLDALSRSGPVRNQNPFQRRSGLQDVDDAFLASNAFARPPRVRHSGLDRDNMPQAAVGGAPGGQQASAPIPAQQQQQQQQQYQQMPPVDAVPQQQMPPPAAVPSQQQMQQQYVQQPAAGQPTRMEPPPSGRAHVHQQQMPHQQQHQQMPQQTGYEQQQQVVQPDAQMQNKYANQQSHQLQPQHQSPLNGYPSQPPNAPQTSTPTTGGGAAAAPGATGGNNAPRENAGGSAAPADAEMCTTCPNCQTTIYLVRSPELGHGDAGLPVQ from the exons ATGGATGCCAAACGTGGTAATGCCTCTGGGGCACGCCAAGGCGGTGGTGGCTATCATGCCTCCAAGACGAGCGTCGCT TCACGCCATGCCGGTGGTGGAGTAGCAGCGGCAGTGGGTCACAAGCAGGCCAGTCAGGTCAGCCTGACGCCCAGCCAGTCCAGGAATACCAATGCCAACGATAAT CCTCGCAAGAGTCCATTGGACGCCCTAAGCCGCAGCGGCCCCGTACGCAATCAGAATCCCTTCCAGCGTCGCTCTGGCTTGCAGGATGTGGATGATGCCTTTCTGGCTTCCAACGCTTTTGCCCGCCCGCCCCGGGTTCGCCATTCTGGCCTTGACAGGGACAACATGCCGCAGGCCGCAGTAGGCGGAGCACCTGGTGGACAGCAGGCATCGGCTCCCATtcccgcccagcagcagcaacaacaacagcagcagtatcAGCAGATGCCTCCAGTGGATGCCGTGCCACAGCAGCAGATGCCTCCGCCGGCAGCGGTGCCCTCAcagcagcaaatgcaacagcagTACGTGCAACAGCCGGCTGCCGGTCAGCCGACGCGCATGGAACCCCCACCCTCGGGACGGGCTCATGTCCATCAACAGCAAATGccacatcagcaacagcatcaacaAATGCCGCAGCAGACTGGctacgagcagcagcagcaagtggtCCAACCAGATGCACAAATGCAGAATAAATATGCAAACCAGCAGTCGCATCAGCTGCAGCCGCAACATCAGTCCCCCCTAAATGGATAT CCCTCTCAGCCTCCAAACGCTCCACAGACATCTACACCAACCaccggaggaggagcagccgcAGCTCCTGGAGCAACTGGCGGCAATAATGCGCCCAGGGAAAATGCTGGTGGCTCTGCGGCACCGGCGGATGCCGAGATGTGCACCACATGCCCCAACTGCCAGACCACGATCTATTTAGTACGCTCCCCGGAATTGGGACATGGCGATGCCGGCTTACCAGTCCAGTAA
- the LOC6532573 gene encoding cleavage and polyadenylation specificity factor subunit 5 isoform X1, whose amino-acid sequence MASSQVSNKSGSGWPRRGSQGQADAASSNNNGTQKYTNQALTINRTINLYPLTNYTFGTKEPLFEKDPSVPSRFQRMREEFDRIGMRRSVEGVLLVHEHGLPHVLLLQLGTTFFKLPGGELNAGEDEVEGLKRLLSETLGRQDGVKQEWIVEDTIGNWWRPNFEPPQYPYIPPHITKPKEHKRLFLVQLHEKALFAVPKNYKLVAAPLFELYDNSQGYGPIISSLPQALCRFNFIYM is encoded by the exons ATGGCGTCCTCGCAAGTCTCAAACAAATCGGGCTCCGGGTGGCCGCGCCGCGGCAGTCAAGGCCAAGCGGATGCAGCTagcagcaataacaacggTACCCAGAAGTACACCAACCAGGCGCTGACCATCAATCGCACCATCAACTT ATACCCTCTGACGAACTACACATTCGGCACCAAGGAGCCGCTCTTTGAGAAGGATCCGTCGGTGCCATCCCGATTCCAGCGGATGCGCGAGGAGTTCGACCGGATCGGCATGCGGCGGTCCGTTGAGGGAGTGCTTCTTGTCCACGAGCACGGACTGCCACATGTCCTGCTTCTGCAGCTGGGCACCACGTTCTTCAAACTGCCCGGTGGCGAGCTAAACGCCGGCGAGGATGAAGTCGAGGGCCTCAAGCGATTGCTGTCCGAG ACGCTGGGTCGTCAAGACGGCGTAAAGCAGGAGTGGATTGTCGAGGACACGATTGGTAACTGGTGGCGGCCGAACTTTGAGCCACCGCAATATCCATACATTCCGCCGCACATCACCAAGCCCAAGGAGCACAAGCGGCTTTTCCTTGTCCAACTACATGAAAAGG CACTATTTGCTGTACCCAAAAATTATAAGCTTGTTGCTGCGCCATTGTTCGAGCTATACGACAACTCGCAAGGTTATGGACCCATCATCTCATCCCTGCCGCAGGCCCTCTGCAG ATTCAACTTTATCTACATGTAA
- the LOC6532573 gene encoding cleavage and polyadenylation specificity factor subunit 5 isoform X2, with protein sequence MASSQVSNKSGSGWPRRGSQGQADAASSNNNGTQKYTNQALTINRTINLYPLTNYTFGTKEPLFEKDPSVPSRFQRMREEFDRIGMRRSVEGVLLVHEHGLPHVLLLQLGTTFFKLPGGELNAGEDEVEGLKRLLSETLGRQDGVKQEWIVEDTIGNWWRPNFEPPQYPYIPPHITKPKEHKRLFLVQLHEKDTDGNASYDVP encoded by the exons ATGGCGTCCTCGCAAGTCTCAAACAAATCGGGCTCCGGGTGGCCGCGCCGCGGCAGTCAAGGCCAAGCGGATGCAGCTagcagcaataacaacggTACCCAGAAGTACACCAACCAGGCGCTGACCATCAATCGCACCATCAACTT ATACCCTCTGACGAACTACACATTCGGCACCAAGGAGCCGCTCTTTGAGAAGGATCCGTCGGTGCCATCCCGATTCCAGCGGATGCGCGAGGAGTTCGACCGGATCGGCATGCGGCGGTCCGTTGAGGGAGTGCTTCTTGTCCACGAGCACGGACTGCCACATGTCCTGCTTCTGCAGCTGGGCACCACGTTCTTCAAACTGCCCGGTGGCGAGCTAAACGCCGGCGAGGATGAAGTCGAGGGCCTCAAGCGATTGCTGTCCGAG ACGCTGGGTCGTCAAGACGGCGTAAAGCAGGAGTGGATTGTCGAGGACACGATTGGTAACTGGTGGCGGCCGAACTTTGAGCCACCGCAATATCCATACATTCCGCCGCACATCACCAAGCCCAAGGAGCACAAGCGGCTTTTCCTTGTCCAACTACATGAAAAGG ATACGGACGGGAACGCCAGTTACGATGTACCCTGA
- the LOC6532574 gene encoding uncharacterized protein LOC6532574, producing the protein MSAAELEAEASAHEQQSQQQQQNQSQSEEINTNTAINANATTTNSYNNNLDTETQLQMHQDPQQHEIEGNSNNGITGLGLSLMNSSPPPHSYRHSRAYRHFKNPPQPHMCIRTTTEAGEELFINVLSWTRIVIPQEPSDPIPLYGGMRVPPGSPRSPPIVFAVMANPEVLKDSGRHSKDPEERRAMVELMCDFVEAMNPGVKLVRNAVILKDRDISGELKDVWNAVQAQRDREREEQMMQQRQQQHYQNITTQQMFPKSPDATRAASAGAAVNEASSPPAHLSEPLLAEQGNGNSNGNGITLAVFAQQLDNKVTSEQAEQQEQSPAVVEDACVDQTDAGSSVNGSSTVLDNQSVAVETEPEVKVAPSAATNGASTPTASSSTPTAKDTSSPSPTPAPVVAPVVTPTPPPAAPAKKEKLGGFLPNGCIFPRFKNNKHKDKDSSHKEGKSKEKTLLNALKKSKEKKVAPSEQPTEKAAASDNGTTQYEKNCINNLECEVQKLDLNSGSNGDNSMFIKLKVSPANATAAAAAAK; encoded by the exons ATGTCTGCGGCCGAACTTGAAGCGGAGGCTTCAGCCCACGAGCAACAAtcccagcaacaacaacaaaatcaatcACAAAGCGAGGAGATAAATACAAACACTGCCatcaatgcaaatgcaaccacaacaaacagctacaacaacaattTGGATACGGAAACCCAGCTCCAGATGCACCAGGATCCGCAGCAGCATGAAATCGagggcaacagcaacaatggcaTCACAGGACTCGGCCTCAGTCTGATGAACTCCTCACCGCCGCCGCACAGCTACCGACACTCGCGGGCCTATCGCCACTTCAAGAATCCGCCGCAGCCCCACATGTGCATCCGCACCACCACGGAGGCGGGCGAGGAGCTCTTCATCAATGTCCTCAGCTGGACGCGCATTGTGATACCGCAGGAGCCCAGCGATCCCATTCCCCTCTACGGAGGCATGCGG GTACCGCCTGGCAGCCCACGCAGTCCTCCCATTGTCTTTGCCGTAATGGCCAATCCGGAGGTGCTCAAAGACTCGGGACGTCACAGCAAAGATCCTGAGGAGCGACGAGCTATGGTTGAGCTGATGTGCGACTTTGTGGAGGCTATGAATCCTGGCGTGAAATTAGTCAG AAACGCCGTAATACTTAAGGATCGCGATATCTCAGGCGAGCTGAAGGATGTCTGGAATGCCGTACAGGCGCAGCGCGATCGCGAGAGGGAGGAGCAGATGATGCAGCAgcgtcagcagcagcactacCAGAACATCACCACGCAGCAGATGTTTCCCAAATCGCCGGACGCAACGCGGGCAGCTAGTGCTGGTGCTGCAGTGAACGAGGCCAGCTCGCCGCCGGCTCACCTATCTGAGCCCCTGCTGGCAGAGCAGGGAAATGGCaacagcaatggcaatggcatcACCCTGGCTGTTTTTGCCCAGCAGCTGGACAACAAAGTGACCAGCGAGCAGGCTGAACAGCAGGAGCAATCGCCAGCAGTCGTGGAGGATGCTTGCGTGGATCAAACGGATGCCGGCAGTTCGGTGAATGGATCATCTACTGTGCTGGACAATCAGTCGGTGGCGGTGGAGACCGAACCGGAGGTAAAGGTTGCACCATCGGCAGCCACGAATGGTGCTAGCACTCCAACAGCCAGCAGCTCCACACCCACAGCAAAAGACACATCATCTCCCAGTCCAACTCCGGCTCCCGTTGTTGCTCCCGTTGTGACACCAACTCCGCCACCTGCTGCTCCCGCAAAGAAGGAGAAACTGGGCGGCTTCTTGCCCAACGGCTGTATCTTCCCGCGCtttaaaaacaacaagcacaaggacaaggacaGCAGTCACAAGGAGGGCAAGAGCAAAGAGAAGACCCTGCTGAATGCGCTGAAAAAGAGCAAAGAGAAGAAGGTGGCGCCCAGTGAGCAGCCGACAGAGAAAGCAGCCGCCTCGGACAACGGAACCACGCAGTACGAGAAGAACTGCATCAACAATCTGGAGTGCGAGGTGCAGAAGCTGGACTTGAACAGCGGCAGCAATGGTGACAATAGCATGTTCATCAAGCTGAAAGTTTCGCCGGCCAATGccacagcagcggcagcagcggcaaagTAG